The genomic DNA CACATCGCTTCTACTATCGTTTCGCGCACTGCCATCATCGATGGCACAAGCCCGGCTGCAAGCGCCGCAATTACCAGGCTTATCGCGCTAACAGCCACCCTTTCAGGAAGTATCAGTAATGAGATTTTCCCGATGGAGAAATCCAGCGGGTGAGTAACGAACCACGGTGCGATGATAAAGAACATTATGAGCAATCCTGCAACAATCCCGCATATTACAATGAACATCGCCTGGAAAAAATACGTATTTATGATGACTGATTCTTTTATTCCGACAGCTCGCGATATGCCTATCTGCCTCTTCTTGCTGATGGTGTTCATATAAATGATTATGAATATGGTCACGCCTGCAACAAACAGCCCTATGCCTGAGATAAGCATGGCGATTACATCAAAACTTTCTGTTATGTCCCTTACCATGGATGCATAATCCTGCCATGGCTTAATTGTTTCACTTATCCCGAACCCAAGGAGCTGTTTTATGTAGCTGTCTTCATTTCCGATGTCTTCGGTCCTTACCAGTATTTGCGATGCCTTATCTTCCATACCTGTTATGGATTCCATCTCTTTCTGGCTGACATATGCAGTAGTGTCCGACCCCCTGAAGTTGACGCCAAAAATGCCTTTTACCCTGTAGCTGCGCTTAACGCCATTATTGAAAAACGCGTCGATTGTATCCCCGACTTTGACCCCACCGAGCGAACGATCCTCCTCATTGCCATACCCGCCTGCGATCTCTTTACCGAGTATGATTTCGTTTTCGTCCTGTTTGCTAAGATATTCGCCGTCAATCATGAAATTATGGATTGTTGTAACCGTAACTTCATCATCTGGATTGATCGAGTGTACGTTCCATGCCCCGCTTTTATCCTTGTAAGAGAGCACGGCGCCAGTTACGTACTGTGCAGATACGCCCTTTACACCGGGCACGCTGCTAATCTTTTGCTTCAGGGAATAAACGCCATCGATGTATTTTTCATCTTTTTTAGGTTCAATAACAACCGTACCATACATCGTATTTATGATCTGGTCGTTGATAGTGTTTGTAAGCCCGAGGAAAAGGGATGAGACAAAAACCGAATTTACAAATACAAGAGCCATAATGAATATGGTCAGGACAAGTGTGCCCTTGTTTCCCTTTGTTATTGATTTCTGTGCCAGGAACAGAGCCAGTTTATGATCACTTAACATAATCCTCTTTATTTAAACTTCGATTTACTGCCTGTCAATTAACCCTTTTTTTCCATCCGAATCGGTAAAATATCGCTGCAACAACTACTGCAATAATACTGGCCGATGACATCAGGCTATTCCCCTCTTTGCCTGAAACATACTGGTTAAGTTCCCATGTCTGCGTGTGGATCCCAAGATCATCTTCAAACTCTACAGAAGCAGAATATGGGATATTGCCACTTTCAGACGCGATGAACGTGAATATGGCAGGAGCATCATCATTTGGCTTTATTTTACCAAGAAATGCTGTTTTATTTCCCTCAAGAGGAGTTATAAACGTTATCTTTGCAGATTTAGCATCGCCTGTCCCTGAATTCTCAATCCGCATCGTAACTGTGAAATGTTCACCCTGTGAAGGATTTTGAGGTTCAGTCTTGATATTTGCGATGGAAAGTTTTGCCCTGCCAAGGACTTTAACGCCAACCATA from Candidatus Methanoperedens sp. includes the following:
- a CDS encoding ABC transporter permease → MLSDHKLALFLAQKSITKGNKGTLVLTIFIMALVFVNSVFVSSLFLGLTNTINDQIINTMYGTVVIEPKKDEKYIDGVYSLKQKISSVPGVKGVSAQYVTGAVLSYKDKSGAWNVHSINPDDEVTVTTIHNFMIDGEYLSKQDENEIILGKEIAGGYGNEEDRSLGGVKVGDTIDAFFNNGVKRSYRVKGIFGVNFRGSDTTAYVSQKEMESITGMEDKASQILVRTEDIGNEDSYIKQLLGFGISETIKPWQDYASMVRDITESFDVIAMLISGIGLFVAGVTIFIIIYMNTISKKRQIGISRAVGIKESVIINTYFFQAMFIVICGIVAGLLIMFFIIAPWFVTHPLDFSIGKISLLILPERVAVSAISLVIAALAAGLVPSMMAVRETIVEAMWGN